The following are encoded in a window of Oncorhynchus mykiss isolate Arlee unplaced genomic scaffold, USDA_OmykA_1.1 un_scaffold_682, whole genome shotgun sequence genomic DNA:
- the LOC110518222 gene encoding Fc receptor-like protein 5 codes for MERACLQLLLLSTLVYCSLGQGGASLSVSPDRSQFFEFESVSLSCEVQGKSAGWRVKRYTVSGESSDCGRKWGKPEGSSCNVSLIKSYSGVYWCESGSGEHSNSVNITVPAGAVILESPALPVTEGVSVTLRCRYQGTLSNHTADFYKDGSLIRTETTGEMTIPAVSESDEGLYKCTNSEGESPESWMTVTASLSPPASLSPPASLSPPASLSPPVSLSVSPDRSQFFEFERVSLSCEVQGNSAGWRVVRNTERGNVSECNIDWGKQQGSSCIVSLKPSDSGEYWCESGSGEHSNAVNITVSAGAVILESPALPVTEGDYVTLRCRYQGTPSDLTADFYKDGSLIRTETTGEMTIPAVSKSDEGLYKCNTSEGESPESWMTVT; via the exons CCTCTCTGAGTGTCAGTCCTGACAGATCTCAGTTCTTTGAATttgagtctgtctctctgagctGTGAGGTTCAGGGGAAATCTGCTGGATGGAGAGTGAAGAGATACACAGTCTCTGGGGAGAGTTCAGATTGTGGAAGAAAATGGGGAAAACCAGAAGGATCTTCATGCAACGTGTCACTAATAAAATCATACAGTGGAGTGTACTGGTGTGAGTCTGGATCTGGAGAACACAGCAACTCTGTCAACATCACAGTACCTG ctggtgctgtgatcctggagagcccTGCCCTTCCTGTGACTGAGGGAGTTTCTGTGACTCTGCGCTGCAGATATCAGGGAACTCTCTCTAACCACACAGCTGATTTCTACAAAGATGGATCCCTGATCAGGACTGAGACTACAGGAGAGATGACCATCCCTGCAGTATCCGAGTCAGATGAAGGACTCTACAAGTGTACCAACTCTGAAGGAGAATCACCAGAGAGCTGGATGACAGTGACAG cctctctctctcctccagcttctctctctcctccagcctctctctctcctccagcctctctctctcctccagtatcTCTGAGTGTCAGTCCTGACAGATCTCAGTTCTTTGAATTTGAGCGTGTCTCTCTGAGCTGTGAGGTTCAGGGGAACTCTGCTGGATGGAGAGTGgtgaggaacacagagagagggaatgtttCAGAGTGTAATATTGACTGGGGAAAACAACAAGGGTCTTCATGCATCGTGTCACTAAAACCATCAGACAGTGGAGAGTACTGGTGTGAGTCTGGGTCTGGAGAACACAGCAATGCTGTCAACATCACAGTATCTG ctggagctgtgatcctggagagcccTGCCCTTCCTGTGACTGAGGGAGATTATGTGACTCTGCGCTGCAGATATCAGGGAACTCCCTCTGACCTCACAGCTGATTTCTACAAAGATGGATCCCTCATCAGGACTGAGACTACAGGAGAGATGACCATCCCTGCAGTATCCAAGTCAGATGAAGGACTCTACAAGTGTAACACCTCTGAAGGAGAATCACCAGAGAGCTGGATGACAGTGACAG